A portion of the Moritella sp. F3 genome contains these proteins:
- a CDS encoding UPF0149 family protein, whose translation MTESALSREDEILLSDWLSGDETPKETLSLVAMKGFFFGLVAAPAPVETEDWMDMIFGGAAPGNISDDKLFAIISVYNEISEQVYDSGALLPAECIETANFADNFKSGEALNDWSIGFAIGAAFYYESLLNSLEDNSEISQALQMAYLCLSYFSCAGTAQQIADLQQTEWEAFTQTVLDMMPDFVVAYAQVIEQAALASGNYDDDDWNDDELID comes from the coding sequence ATGACTGAATCAGCGTTATCACGTGAAGACGAAATATTATTATCAGATTGGTTATCTGGAGATGAAACACCGAAAGAAACTTTATCACTTGTTGCGATGAAAGGTTTTTTCTTTGGTTTAGTGGCTGCACCTGCACCAGTTGAAACTGAAGACTGGATGGATATGATCTTTGGTGGTGCTGCACCTGGCAATATTTCTGACGATAAACTATTCGCTATTATCTCTGTTTATAATGAGATCAGCGAGCAAGTTTATGACTCTGGTGCTCTATTACCTGCTGAATGTATTGAAACGGCCAATTTCGCTGATAACTTTAAATCTGGTGAAGCGTTAAATGATTGGTCAATTGGTTTTGCGATTGGCGCAGCTTTTTATTATGAAAGCTTACTTAACTCATTAGAAGATAACAGCGAGATTAGCCAAGCGTTGCAAATGGCATACTTGTGCTTAAGTTATTTTTCTTGTGCTGGCACAGCGCAACAAATTGCAGACCTGCAACAAACTGAATGGGAAGCCTTTACTCAGACGGTACTAGATATGATGCCAGACTTTGTTGTTGCGTATGCTCAAGTGATTGAACAAGCTGCATTAGCAAGCGGTAATTATGATGATGACGACTGGAACGATGATGAACTGATTGATTAA
- the cueR gene encoding Cu(I)-responsive transcriptional regulator: MMKNISTVAKEVGLSTKTIRYYESISLTSHPVRGDNGYRYYNQHIIDELNFVKRARDAGFNLEECKELIHLYKSEERTAAQVKALTLEKIAVIESRIAILQGMHSTLSSLASSCTGDNSSQCAILDQLSVE, from the coding sequence ATGATGAAAAACATTAGCACAGTCGCGAAGGAAGTCGGTTTATCGACAAAAACGATCCGTTATTACGAAAGTATATCTTTAACGTCTCACCCGGTACGAGGTGATAATGGTTACCGATATTATAATCAGCATATTATTGATGAGTTGAATTTTGTTAAACGAGCGCGTGATGCTGGATTTAACCTTGAAGAGTGTAAAGAACTCATTCACCTCTATAAAAGTGAAGAGCGCACCGCTGCTCAGGTTAAAGCGCTGACATTAGAAAAAATTGCGGTTATCGAATCTCGCATTGCTATATTACAAGGAATGCACAGCACGCTATCATCATTAGCCTCTTCTTGTACGGGCGATAATTCTTCACAGTGCGCTATTTTAGATCAGCTTTCTGTTGAATAA
- a CDS encoding GTP-binding protein has product MSKQAKKIPTNIITGFLGVGKTTAIQQLLKQKPADETWGILVNEFGQIGIDGTLLSTFTDTLTDQAKRIIVKEVPGGCLCCVAGLPMKMGLNMLISKAKPDRILIEPTGLGHLQQVIKDLSGEFYCDVLALNATICLVDPTHLNDAKYVENNHFQDQISLADVLVANKTEQLNSDDEASFMDFSQQLLPAKQSVLWTHHGDFSIDTLLLPLDVQRRSQHLSAHLKHSHAHHHQAEQVELIVDPRFERNHGNGQGLFSYGWVFNQHQTFDLMELATLLEPLEVVRLKAVIKTEQGCFAINSVNGECDFVPVSELELSKIEIISMQELPWQQLEDALCDSLR; this is encoded by the coding sequence ATGTCAAAACAAGCAAAAAAAATACCAACCAACATTATTACTGGTTTTCTTGGTGTGGGTAAAACCACGGCGATTCAGCAATTACTTAAACAGAAGCCTGCAGATGAAACCTGGGGGATCTTAGTCAATGAATTTGGTCAAATTGGCATTGATGGCACTTTATTGTCTACTTTTACTGATACGTTAACAGATCAAGCAAAACGTATTATAGTCAAAGAAGTACCCGGTGGCTGTCTGTGCTGTGTGGCAGGGTTACCCATGAAAATGGGACTAAATATGTTAATCAGTAAAGCTAAGCCAGATCGTATTTTGATTGAACCCACTGGTCTTGGGCATTTACAGCAAGTGATTAAAGACTTATCCGGTGAGTTTTATTGTGACGTATTAGCGCTAAATGCAACAATATGCTTAGTCGACCCCACCCATCTTAATGATGCAAAATACGTTGAAAATAACCACTTTCAAGATCAAATTAGTCTAGCTGATGTACTTGTCGCGAATAAAACTGAGCAATTAAATAGTGACGATGAAGCAAGTTTTATGGATTTTAGTCAGCAATTATTACCCGCTAAGCAATCAGTATTATGGACTCATCACGGTGATTTTTCTATTGATACACTGTTATTACCACTTGATGTGCAACGCCGTTCTCAACATTTATCAGCCCATTTGAAACATAGTCATGCTCACCACCATCAAGCTGAGCAGGTTGAATTAATTGTTGATCCACGTTTTGAACGGAATCATGGTAATGGCCAGGGGTTATTTAGTTATGGCTGGGTCTTTAATCAGCACCAGACATTTGATCTAATGGAGCTTGCTACGTTACTAGAGCCATTAGAAGTCGTACGCTTAAAAGCAGTGATCAAGACTGAACAAGGTTGTTTTGCGATAAACAGTGTTAATGGGGAATGTGATTTCGTGCCGGTTAGTGAATTAGAACTGAGTAAAATCGAAATCATCAGCATGCAAGAATTACCTTGGCAACAGTTAGAAGATGCATTATGTGATTCTCTACGCTAA